In Persicimonas caeni, a single window of DNA contains:
- the asnB gene encoding asparagine synthase (glutamine-hydrolyzing), translating to MCGIGGFWGTFDRGLLERMNNAVAHRGPDDAGEFFDAKLGLGLAHRRLSIIDLSDAGHQPMWDSSKSVCIVYNGELYNYRELKEELAEQGFRFRSDSDTEVLLNLYRRDGAEMLSALNGIFAFALWDPQRGELLVARDGLGIKPLYYAQTDHGFLFSSELKAILQSPVVSRELDPQAIQYHLTYLWCPAPHTMLRAVRKLEPGEAMLVRDGAVARRWVFYDLPYQAPPDEIDVDEAVDRVRNGLEQAVRRQLVADVNVGAFLSGGLDSSSIVAMYRKLQPDRNIQCFTIGFTGEQTGDFEGFAQDLPYAERVAEHLGVDLHRIDVGPDMIERLPEMIYLLDEPQADPAPINALFISELARQKGIKVLLSGAGGDDIFTGYRRHYALTLERMWRWLPAGVRSTMSAAARTVPAANPLARRARKAFEYAGLDDDARLISYFYWLNPEVSDGLYSDHFRTVLGGSRPKAPLARSLARIPRETDPLNRMLYLEAKHFLADHNLNYTDKMSMATGVEVRVPLLDPDLIGVATSLPVRYKQRGRTGKWIFKKAMEPYLPEEVVYRPKSGFGAPLRGWLRSDLRPLLDELLGEQSLKRRGIFDPEAVRHLVDLDAQRQIDASYPIFSLMCIELWCRTFVDRDRPAPVDVQL from the coding sequence ATGTGTGGCATTGGAGGATTTTGGGGGACGTTCGACCGCGGATTGCTCGAGCGGATGAACAACGCCGTGGCGCACCGCGGCCCCGACGACGCCGGCGAGTTCTTCGACGCGAAGCTCGGCTTGGGCCTCGCCCATCGGCGTCTGTCGATCATCGATCTCTCCGACGCCGGCCACCAGCCGATGTGGGACAGCTCGAAGAGCGTGTGCATCGTTTATAACGGCGAGCTCTACAACTATCGAGAACTCAAAGAAGAACTCGCCGAACAAGGTTTTCGGTTCCGGAGCGATTCGGATACCGAGGTGCTGCTCAATTTGTACCGACGAGACGGTGCCGAGATGCTCTCTGCGCTCAACGGCATTTTTGCCTTCGCGCTGTGGGATCCGCAACGAGGCGAGTTGCTTGTGGCTCGCGACGGGCTCGGTATCAAGCCGTTGTACTACGCCCAGACCGACCACGGATTCCTCTTTTCGAGCGAGCTCAAGGCGATCTTACAGAGTCCCGTGGTTAGCCGCGAGCTCGACCCCCAGGCAATCCAGTACCATCTGACCTACCTCTGGTGCCCCGCGCCGCATACGATGCTCCGCGCGGTGCGAAAGCTCGAGCCTGGCGAGGCGATGCTGGTGCGCGATGGGGCGGTGGCCCGGCGTTGGGTTTTCTACGACCTTCCCTATCAAGCCCCCCCAGACGAGATCGACGTCGACGAGGCGGTCGACCGGGTGCGCAACGGTCTGGAGCAGGCTGTTCGCCGCCAGTTGGTCGCCGACGTCAACGTCGGCGCCTTCCTGTCGGGGGGACTCGATTCTTCGTCGATCGTGGCGATGTATCGAAAGCTCCAGCCCGACCGCAATATCCAGTGTTTTACGATCGGGTTTACCGGCGAGCAGACAGGTGATTTCGAGGGGTTCGCGCAAGACCTCCCTTACGCCGAGCGCGTCGCCGAGCACCTCGGAGTCGACCTGCACCGCATCGACGTCGGCCCGGACATGATCGAGCGGCTGCCGGAGATGATCTACCTGCTCGACGAGCCCCAAGCAGATCCGGCGCCTATCAATGCGCTGTTCATCAGTGAGTTGGCGCGCCAGAAGGGCATCAAGGTGTTGCTGTCGGGCGCCGGCGGTGACGACATCTTCACCGGCTACCGGCGCCATTACGCCCTGACGCTCGAGCGGATGTGGCGCTGGCTTCCTGCAGGGGTGCGCTCGACGATGAGCGCCGCCGCTCGGACGGTACCCGCGGCCAACCCGTTGGCGCGCCGGGCGCGCAAAGCCTTCGAGTATGCCGGCTTGGACGATGATGCGCGGCTCATCAGTTATTTCTACTGGCTCAACCCTGAGGTAAGCGACGGGCTCTACAGCGACCACTTTCGGACTGTGCTCGGCGGGAGCCGACCGAAGGCGCCGCTAGCTCGCAGCCTCGCGCGCATCCCGAGAGAGACGGATCCGCTCAACCGCATGCTCTACCTGGAGGCCAAGCATTTTTTGGCTGACCATAACCTCAACTACACCGATAAGATGAGCATGGCGACCGGTGTGGAGGTACGCGTCCCGCTGCTGGATCCCGACCTCATCGGCGTTGCGACCAGCCTACCGGTGCGGTACAAACAACGCGGTCGCACTGGGAAATGGATCTTCAAGAAAGCGATGGAGCCCTATTTGCCCGAAGAGGTCGTCTACCGGCCAAAGAGCGGCTTTGGCGCTCCGCTTCGAGGGTGGCTTCGAAGCGATCTGCGTCCCTTACTCGACGAGCTTCTCGGGGAGCAGTCTCTCAAACGGCGCGGCATCTTCGACCCGGAGGCCGTGCGACACCTCGTCGATCTCGACGCCCAACGCCAGATCGATGCGAGTTACCCGATCTTTTCGCTGATGTGTATCGAGCTGTGGTGTCGCACCTTCGTCGACCGCGACCGCCCAGCTCCCGTGGACGTACAGTTATGA
- a CDS encoding glycosyltransferase family 4 protein, translating into MTDTILIFRDYYLPGYKSGGPVQSLANLVGHLGDDFRFKIVTADRDEGDTAPYDSVELNAWNQVGKAEVFYLSAADNIALAMHRLLNETDYDLAYYNSFFSANYTILPLLLRRFGLAPKVPAVVAPRGEFSESALQLKAAKKNAFLTAAKVLGLYSDVTWHASDEEELAQIQRVFGPQVHVGVAGVPLPHLESPQVPEDRRPKRKGELRVGYLGRVSPIKNIDFALDVLGEISKGAVSFDIYGPLSDVEYHKRCERVADRLPEHVTATFHGALPHPQVQETLRQYDVMFLPSKSESFGHAILESLMAACPVLIGQATPWRELEQKQAGWDITLDDRETFVDVLERLVEMGPDQFERLQRGARQLAFDTIFADDTASEYRDLFAAAL; encoded by the coding sequence ATGACCGACACGATTCTAATCTTCCGGGACTACTATCTGCCCGGCTACAAGTCCGGCGGCCCGGTCCAGTCGCTCGCCAACCTCGTGGGCCATCTGGGTGACGACTTCCGCTTCAAGATCGTCACCGCCGACCGCGACGAGGGGGACACCGCCCCATACGACTCCGTCGAGCTTAACGCTTGGAATCAGGTGGGAAAGGCCGAGGTTTTCTATCTGTCAGCCGCTGACAATATCGCCTTGGCGATGCATCGACTGCTCAATGAGACCGACTACGATCTTGCGTACTACAACAGCTTTTTCTCGGCGAACTATACCATCTTGCCGCTTCTCCTTCGTCGTTTCGGGTTGGCGCCAAAGGTGCCGGCGGTGGTCGCCCCCCGCGGGGAGTTCTCCGAGTCCGCGCTCCAGCTCAAGGCGGCCAAAAAGAATGCGTTTCTGACCGCGGCCAAGGTCCTCGGGCTGTATTCGGATGTAACGTGGCATGCCTCCGACGAGGAGGAGTTGGCCCAGATTCAGCGGGTTTTCGGTCCGCAAGTTCATGTCGGGGTTGCCGGGGTTCCCCTGCCCCATCTCGAGTCGCCGCAAGTGCCGGAAGATAGACGGCCAAAGCGCAAAGGCGAGCTGCGCGTCGGCTACTTGGGCCGAGTCTCGCCCATCAAGAATATCGACTTCGCCCTCGACGTACTCGGCGAGATTTCGAAGGGTGCAGTCAGTTTCGACATTTATGGGCCGCTCTCCGACGTCGAGTACCATAAGCGTTGCGAGCGTGTGGCCGATCGCTTGCCCGAGCACGTCACGGCAACCTTCCACGGGGCGCTCCCCCACCCGCAGGTCCAAGAAACCCTGCGCCAGTACGATGTCATGTTCTTGCCCTCGAAGAGCGAGAGCTTCGGCCACGCCATCCTCGAATCGCTCATGGCGGCCTGCCCGGTGCTCATCGGCCAGGCGACCCCCTGGCGCGAGCTCGAGCAGAAGCAAGCCGGTTGGGACATCACGCTCGATGACCGTGAGACGTTCGTCGACGTGCTCGAGCGCCTCGTCGAGATGGGACCCGACCAGTTCGAGCGACTCCAGCGTGGCGCCAGACAGCTTGCCTTCGACACCATTTTCGCCGACGACACCGCCTCGGAGTACCGAGACCTGTTCGCGGCCGCGTTGTGA
- the asnB gene encoding asparagine synthase (glutamine-hydrolyzing), with translation MIGALAHRGPDDRGVFSDEQVVLGHRRLSILDPSPLGHQPMAAADGRVQVVFNGEIYNFHELRDQLGGAGHTFRSDSDTEVLLYGFLEWGEALIERLVGDFAFAIYDGREQALLLARDRFGVKPLYYARLGDQLVFASEVRAILRSGRVAAQLDEARLPEFLSLQSVAPPATLVEGVRMLEPGATMRVDAGGVCIRKFWDLAEHAAEPLAGDPATMRREVQRRLYRAVERQMVSDVPLGAFLSGGIDSSAVVGMMSRLVERPIQTIAVAFDDAGFDDGHFARIAADAFGTDHVEVKLTDDELYEHAHAALGAQDHPSADGINTYIVSQAARRRGLKVALSGLGGDELFAGYSNFARLERLGRFQSGLAAVPAPLRHAVATVCDGPTRPIAAQKIAELLRSDGSIAEAYPVVRRVLSRAQLGELLHEPGDETLGVTRRLRQAFFARPNMPTLSQVSYAEATSYMHDILLRDTDQMSMAHSLEVRVPLLDHELAEYVVRIPDAVKRPKMAPKQLMVDALDGLLPDEIVHRPKQGFRMPFERWLKGPLRDTCRTNLQRVAAIPSFREHAIATLWEDFLAGKASVSWSRVWLLNCLGSWIANVLEPTSQ, from the coding sequence ATGATCGGCGCGCTGGCCCATCGCGGCCCCGATGACCGCGGCGTTTTCTCCGATGAGCAGGTCGTCCTCGGTCACCGGCGCTTGTCCATCCTCGACCCGTCGCCGCTGGGTCACCAGCCGATGGCCGCAGCCGATGGCCGGGTCCAGGTCGTGTTCAACGGCGAGATCTACAACTTCCACGAGCTGCGCGACCAGCTTGGCGGGGCAGGTCACACCTTTCGCAGCGACTCGGACACCGAGGTACTGTTGTATGGCTTTCTCGAATGGGGAGAAGCACTCATCGAACGCCTCGTGGGTGACTTCGCCTTCGCGATTTACGATGGGCGCGAGCAGGCGCTTCTCCTCGCGCGCGACCGATTCGGGGTCAAGCCGCTGTACTACGCGCGCCTGGGCGATCAACTCGTTTTCGCCTCGGAGGTGCGCGCCATCTTGAGAAGCGGCCGCGTCGCTGCGCAGCTCGACGAAGCTCGGCTCCCGGAGTTTCTGTCACTGCAATCCGTCGCTCCACCGGCCACTCTGGTCGAGGGCGTGCGGATGCTCGAGCCGGGGGCGACCATGCGCGTGGACGCCGGCGGTGTCTGCATCCGCAAGTTCTGGGACCTGGCCGAGCACGCCGCCGAGCCGCTGGCTGGTGACCCCGCCACCATGCGCCGCGAGGTCCAGCGGCGACTGTATCGAGCCGTCGAACGCCAGATGGTCAGCGACGTGCCGCTGGGGGCGTTCCTGAGCGGAGGTATCGACTCGTCGGCGGTCGTGGGGATGATGAGCCGACTGGTCGAGCGTCCCATCCAGACCATCGCGGTTGCCTTCGATGACGCCGGCTTCGATGACGGCCACTTTGCGCGAATCGCCGCTGACGCATTCGGCACCGACCATGTCGAAGTGAAGTTGACCGACGACGAACTCTACGAGCACGCCCACGCCGCGCTCGGCGCCCAGGACCATCCCTCCGCGGACGGCATCAACACCTACATCGTCTCGCAGGCAGCGCGCCGCCGCGGGTTGAAGGTCGCCCTGTCGGGCTTGGGCGGCGACGAGCTATTCGCCGGCTACTCCAACTTCGCGCGACTCGAGCGCCTGGGGCGTTTCCAGTCGGGACTCGCCGCTGTGCCGGCCCCGCTTCGGCACGCCGTCGCCACGGTTTGTGATGGCCCTACCCGGCCGATCGCTGCTCAGAAGATCGCCGAATTGCTTCGCTCGGACGGATCGATTGCCGAAGCCTATCCTGTGGTGCGCCGAGTGCTGTCTCGCGCGCAGCTCGGCGAATTGCTGCACGAGCCTGGGGACGAGACTTTGGGGGTGACCCGGCGGCTCCGCCAGGCCTTCTTCGCCCGGCCGAATATGCCGACCCTATCCCAGGTGAGCTACGCCGAGGCGACCAGTTATATGCACGACATCTTGCTGCGCGACACCGACCAGATGAGCATGGCCCACAGCCTAGAGGTGCGCGTGCCACTTCTGGACCACGAGTTGGCCGAATACGTGGTGCGTATTCCCGACGCCGTCAAGCGTCCGAAAATGGCCCCCAAGCAGCTTATGGTAGACGCCCTCGACGGGCTTCTGCCCGACGAGATCGTCCACCGTCCCAAGCAGGGCTTTCGCATGCCCTTCGAGCGCTGGCTCAAAGGTCCATTGCGCGACACCTGCCGGACAAATCTGCAGCGGGTGGCGGCGATTCCCAGCTTTCGCGAGCACGCTATTGCGACGCTGTGGGAGGATTTTCTGGCAGGCAAAGCCTCGGTGTCGTGGTCGCGCGTCTGGCTGCTCAATTGCCTGGGCTCCTGGATCGCCAACGTTCTCGAACCCACCAGCCAATGA
- a CDS encoding glycosyltransferase family 4 protein, giving the protein MSHRRISLLASQAFGSPGGIQTYMRLILHALEAEARLGEVFSLWDSDSDTDLQKWLQRAGSSAHCAEGNKLHLVSQCIRHARSDQIMVVGHLGLSPIALALKALGRIRGYVVILHGIEAWCELHGRNELALRLADGIVATTPFTRDKFAQMNELVPTRIAVLPLAIEQERFQGSYNAPRTRAVNEPMRVVSVARLDSGEQYKGIDHTIEAIAQLTERGVDASYRVVGDGDDRERLERLSQNLGVTDRVDFLGRVSDEELRKEFRQADVFSLPSAGEGFGLVYLEAMYYALPSIACPEGGAQHVIINGREGLQVPYADPGALADALERLGEPSLYEELSRRALEALHTRFSFDRFRQDFISIVDRIPCAE; this is encoded by the coding sequence GTGTCACACCGACGTATTTCATTGCTGGCCTCGCAAGCTTTCGGCTCGCCGGGCGGCATCCAGACCTACATGCGGCTCATACTGCACGCCCTTGAGGCGGAGGCGCGCTTGGGAGAAGTCTTTTCGCTGTGGGACAGCGACTCCGACACCGATCTGCAGAAGTGGTTGCAGCGCGCCGGCAGCTCTGCCCACTGCGCCGAGGGCAACAAGCTTCACCTTGTATCGCAGTGCATACGCCACGCCAGGTCCGATCAGATCATGGTCGTCGGCCACCTCGGCTTGTCGCCCATTGCCTTGGCGCTCAAAGCCCTGGGGCGCATCCGCGGTTACGTAGTAATCCTGCACGGCATCGAGGCTTGGTGTGAGCTCCACGGACGCAATGAGCTCGCCCTGCGGCTGGCCGATGGCATCGTGGCAACGACCCCGTTTACGCGTGACAAGTTTGCGCAGATGAACGAGCTGGTTCCGACACGTATCGCAGTCTTACCCCTGGCTATCGAACAGGAGCGATTTCAAGGTTCCTACAACGCCCCACGCACCCGGGCCGTCAACGAGCCAATGCGCGTGGTCAGTGTCGCCCGCCTCGATAGCGGCGAGCAATACAAGGGGATCGACCACACCATCGAGGCTATCGCGCAACTGACCGAGCGCGGCGTCGACGCCTCCTACCGCGTCGTCGGCGATGGCGATGATCGCGAGCGGCTCGAGCGGCTCAGCCAGAACCTCGGAGTGACCGACCGAGTCGACTTTCTCGGCCGTGTCTCCGACGAGGAGCTCCGGAAAGAGTTTCGCCAGGCGGACGTGTTCTCGCTTCCCAGCGCCGGCGAGGGCTTCGGCCTCGTCTACCTCGAGGCAATGTACTACGCTCTGCCGAGCATCGCGTGCCCCGAAGGGGGCGCGCAGCACGTGATCATTAATGGGCGTGAGGGACTGCAAGTGCCCTACGCCGATCCGGGCGCCCTCGCCGACGCCTTGGAACGCTTGGGCGAGCCGTCGCTGTATGAGGAGCTCAGTCGGCGGGCGCTCGAGGCGCTGCACACGAGGTTCTCCTTCGATCGATTTCGCCAAGACTTCATCTCTATAGTGGACCGTATCCCATGTGCGGAATAG
- a CDS encoding CgeB family protein: MKILVVGKFYVEGFARHIGQTLEQMGHEVLRFEPGVERKPTGGFLRRKLESVTTRMHAAAEHIDVYRKWSLRELTELARRARPDLIISCYDFLRPAEVASLKKLADARVVMWYPDALVNFGRSHFMVAPYDAIFFKDPYIVEKLDGVIDSPVFYLPECFNPLVHRADASESEGPLRNKYHCDITTAGNMYAYRVAFFRHLTDYNVKLWGNPLPSWIDAPEVRAMHQGEYVVEADKAEAFLGAKIVLDNMHPAEVWGINCRAFEVAGIGGFLMLDSKPGLHQLFTDGEEVVSFRSVDDLRAKIDYYLERPDERRRIAQAGRRRAHAEHTYEARLRLLFATLEGQRDGFERPEIACQRVHAAQGA; encoded by the coding sequence ATGAAGATTCTGGTTGTCGGAAAATTCTACGTCGAGGGGTTCGCACGCCACATCGGCCAGACACTCGAGCAGATGGGCCACGAGGTGCTGCGCTTCGAACCCGGCGTCGAGCGCAAGCCCACTGGCGGCTTCCTGCGCCGCAAGCTAGAAAGCGTGACCACCCGCATGCACGCCGCCGCCGAGCACATCGACGTGTATCGCAAGTGGAGCCTGCGCGAGCTCACCGAACTGGCTCGCCGCGCCCGGCCCGATTTGATCATCAGCTGCTACGATTTTTTGCGCCCGGCCGAGGTGGCCTCCCTCAAGAAGCTCGCCGATGCGCGCGTGGTCATGTGGTACCCCGACGCACTCGTCAATTTTGGGCGTTCGCACTTTATGGTCGCCCCTTATGACGCCATTTTCTTCAAGGACCCGTATATTGTCGAAAAGCTCGACGGCGTCATCGATAGTCCGGTGTTCTACTTGCCCGAGTGCTTCAATCCGCTGGTTCATCGAGCAGACGCCAGCGAGTCGGAGGGGCCACTGCGTAACAAGTACCACTGTGACATCACCACTGCGGGCAATATGTACGCCTACCGCGTAGCCTTCTTTCGCCACTTGACCGACTACAACGTCAAACTGTGGGGCAACCCCCTGCCCTCTTGGATCGACGCGCCGGAGGTGCGCGCGATGCACCAGGGAGAGTACGTGGTGGAGGCTGATAAGGCCGAGGCATTTTTGGGCGCCAAGATCGTGCTCGACAATATGCACCCGGCCGAGGTTTGGGGTATCAACTGCCGCGCCTTCGAGGTTGCTGGCATCGGCGGTTTTTTGATGCTCGACTCGAAGCCCGGGCTCCACCAACTTTTCACCGACGGCGAGGAAGTCGTCTCCTTTCGCAGCGTCGACGACTTGCGTGCCAAGATCGACTATTATCTGGAGCGACCCGACGAGCGACGGCGTATCGCCCAGGCTGGACGGCGCCGAGCACACGCCGAGCATACCTACGAGGCTCGTCTGCGGTTGTTATTCGCCACCCTCGAAGGGCAGCGTGACGGATTCGAACGGCCCGAGATCGCCTGTCAACGAGTCCACGCCGCCCAGGGGGCTTGA
- a CDS encoding oligosaccharide flippase family protein produces MGQPQTSNLRRLWERWKNVALTSGADIGLAGLGLVSGILTARLLAPAGKGELTAALLWPGLFQTFANFGMRHAVVYFSGRRSDQIGALAAGITALSLVMGGIAGLIGVLVIPSIIDDYSPSTLLATQVLFAWLPFAILGGNALAILQGQGRFQPWNILRVFRQVFYVGSIVALWVVDLVHVHYVVYAYLIADILVTTGAVSVVARSIERFEFDVGLLKELLWYGSRNFLASMAGQANYQLDQAIISALLAPRLLGLYKVAVSSSQFVKLMSMGFQRVIISDVARSNSDAEGHEKIRRSLKTASPFLILSSVLIALAMPLLLPLMFGQEYAPAVPAAQIMCLASAVFGMKQILYNGARGQGRPQIPLYCEFMALAVTAAGLYVLLPMLEIKGAAITSLLAYSSGLAAAFYFLRRSERAIDAAK; encoded by the coding sequence ATGGGTCAACCACAGACATCGAACCTCAGGCGCTTGTGGGAGCGTTGGAAGAATGTCGCCTTGACTTCCGGGGCCGACATCGGCCTGGCCGGCCTCGGCCTTGTCAGCGGCATTCTCACCGCTCGCCTACTTGCGCCGGCGGGAAAGGGGGAGCTGACCGCCGCGCTTCTGTGGCCGGGCCTCTTCCAGACCTTCGCCAACTTCGGGATGCGTCACGCGGTGGTGTACTTCTCGGGAAGACGCAGCGATCAAATCGGCGCGCTGGCCGCAGGTATCACCGCCCTTTCGCTGGTCATGGGAGGCATCGCCGGACTGATTGGGGTGCTGGTTATCCCCAGCATCATCGACGACTACAGCCCGAGCACCCTGCTGGCGACCCAAGTGCTCTTCGCCTGGTTGCCGTTCGCCATCCTCGGTGGCAACGCTCTGGCTATACTGCAGGGTCAGGGGCGCTTTCAGCCCTGGAATATACTGCGGGTCTTCCGCCAGGTCTTTTACGTGGGCTCCATCGTGGCGTTGTGGGTGGTCGATCTGGTCCACGTCCACTACGTCGTCTATGCGTATCTGATCGCCGACATTCTGGTGACCACAGGCGCGGTCAGCGTCGTGGCGCGTTCAATTGAACGGTTCGAATTCGACGTCGGCTTGCTCAAGGAGCTGTTGTGGTACGGCAGCCGAAACTTCTTGGCGAGCATGGCCGGCCAGGCGAACTACCAGCTCGATCAGGCGATCATTTCCGCGCTGCTGGCGCCGCGGCTCTTGGGCCTCTACAAGGTCGCCGTCAGCAGCTCCCAGTTTGTCAAGCTGATGAGCATGGGCTTCCAGCGCGTGATCATCTCCGATGTCGCTCGCTCGAACAGCGACGCCGAGGGCCACGAAAAGATCCGACGAAGCTTGAAAACGGCTTCTCCATTTCTCATCCTCTCATCGGTGCTCATCGCCTTGGCGATGCCGCTTTTGCTTCCGCTGATGTTTGGCCAAGAGTACGCTCCGGCGGTGCCGGCCGCACAGATCATGTGCTTGGCCTCGGCAGTGTTCGGCATGAAGCAGATCCTGTATAACGGCGCCCGAGGGCAAGGGCGCCCGCAGATCCCGCTGTACTGCGAGTTTATGGCGTTAGCGGTTACCGCGGCTGGATTATACGTCCTATTGCCGATGTTGGAGATCAAAGGCGCTGCGATCACTTCCTTATTGGCATATTCATCGGGGTTGGCGGCCGCCTTTTACTTTCTGCGGCGCTCGGAACGCGCCATCGACGCAGCGAAATGA
- a CDS encoding sulfotransferase family protein, which yields MSFLFILSTPFSGSTILWQLVGSSPHASSLPAEGQHMDSVREVMRGRHWDPDYEIPWERVRLEWEKEWDSSKEFLLEKSPPNLLRAAAIQEHFEPAYFIGMIRNPYAFCEGVARRPDNDMDVASAAEFWLQCAQAQTRNKAELDHILFFTYEEFAEDPAAIRDRILEFLPELECLDLDEPSDHSFMGHEPIIRNLNPIQIRRLTSRDIARINRVLRREPQLMADFGYDFIEPSLAQTIGSLKAKASSYALRAARFRGILPGPIVRRIEKLVLE from the coding sequence ATGTCTTTCCTCTTCATCTTATCAACGCCGTTTTCAGGCTCGACCATCCTCTGGCAACTGGTCGGCTCTTCGCCCCACGCCTCTTCACTACCCGCAGAGGGTCAGCACATGGACTCGGTTCGCGAAGTCATGCGCGGGCGTCACTGGGACCCCGACTACGAGATCCCGTGGGAGCGCGTTCGACTGGAGTGGGAGAAGGAATGGGATTCGAGCAAAGAGTTTCTGCTCGAGAAGAGCCCGCCCAACCTGCTTCGTGCGGCCGCAATTCAGGAGCACTTCGAGCCGGCATACTTCATCGGCATGATTCGCAATCCCTACGCCTTCTGCGAGGGGGTGGCCCGCCGGCCGGACAATGACATGGACGTGGCCAGCGCCGCTGAGTTCTGGTTGCAGTGCGCCCAAGCACAGACGCGCAACAAGGCCGAACTCGACCACATCCTCTTCTTCACCTACGAGGAGTTCGCCGAGGATCCGGCGGCGATCCGCGATCGCATCCTGGAGTTCTTGCCGGAGCTGGAGTGCCTCGATCTCGACGAGCCTTCCGACCACTCGTTCATGGGACACGAGCCGATTATCCGAAACCTCAACCCTATTCAGATTCGGCGGTTGACCAGCCGCGACATCGCCCGGATCAACCGGGTGCTGCGCCGCGAGCCGCAGCTAATGGCCGATTTCGGTTACGACTTCATCGAGCCGAGCTTGGCGCAGACAATCGGTAGTCTGAAGGCCAAGGCGAGCTCCTATGCGCTACGAGCAGCGCGCTTTCGAGGGATCTTGCCCGGCCCAATTGTGCGTCGTATCGAGAAGCTTGTGCTCGAGTAG
- a CDS encoding sulfotransferase family protein, with protein sequence MSNSAPTNRRPVFVVGCPRSGNTLMGCLLDKHPDFAVFFEQSTFYSLQTTWSEHVDSGADPRESFADVALQGLAPWLEQQSCISLPRDEVLDVLGQVEPCWPDLLDAFMRLQMRKAKPGASRWGDKTPQNVARMASIVEAFPQARIIYVYRDPRHSVVSLSNPSFPHASDDELVNAEVVRHYQRVYEQQKQQVPPANLIEVRYEELLDDPPTQLARVCSFLQVDFDEAMLGDVDPEVAQAIGWVHYKGWQKIRPQPSARTIELRAETQARLEPLLAQLGYDYRPTSARTRLRAQALTLPFRGVNQLLNALWRVRHPSAGDLFLKDLPSWSDYLRWVIPHSASTRA encoded by the coding sequence ATGAGTAATTCAGCGCCTACAAACCGCCGGCCGGTATTCGTCGTCGGCTGCCCCCGCAGCGGCAATACGTTGATGGGATGTTTGCTCGACAAGCATCCCGACTTCGCCGTCTTCTTCGAACAGTCGACCTTCTATTCGCTGCAAACTACCTGGAGTGAACACGTCGACAGCGGCGCCGATCCACGCGAGAGTTTTGCCGATGTCGCGCTGCAAGGCTTGGCCCCTTGGTTGGAGCAGCAGTCCTGCATTTCGCTGCCGCGCGACGAAGTTCTCGATGTGCTCGGCCAAGTCGAGCCGTGCTGGCCCGACCTTCTCGACGCGTTTATGCGGCTGCAGATGCGCAAGGCCAAGCCAGGCGCCTCGCGTTGGGGCGATAAGACCCCCCAGAATGTCGCGCGCATGGCCAGCATCGTCGAGGCCTTCCCGCAGGCGAGGATTATCTATGTATACCGAGATCCCCGACACTCGGTCGTGTCGTTGAGCAACCCGAGTTTTCCTCACGCTAGCGACGACGAGTTGGTTAACGCCGAAGTCGTGCGCCATTACCAGCGTGTCTACGAGCAGCAGAAGCAACAGGTGCCCCCAGCGAACTTGATCGAGGTGCGCTATGAAGAGCTTCTGGATGACCCGCCGACTCAGCTCGCGCGGGTATGCAGCTTCCTTCAGGTCGACTTCGATGAGGCGATGCTCGGCGACGTCGACCCCGAAGTCGCGCAAGCCATTGGCTGGGTCCACTACAAGGGCTGGCAAAAGATCCGCCCGCAGCCATCAGCGCGCACCATCGAGCTGCGCGCCGAGACGCAGGCGCGCCTCGAGCCGCTGCTGGCGCAATTGGGGTACGACTACCGGCCGACCTCAGCGCGCACCCGCTTGCGTGCTCAGGCGCTCACCCTGCCCTTTCGCGGGGTCAACCAACTGCTCAACGCCTTATGGCGGGTTCGCCACCCGTCGGCGGGCGACCTCTTTCTCAAAGATCTGCCGTCATGGTCCGACTATCTGCGCTGGGTGATTCCCCACAGTGCATCTACCCGGGCCTGA